The proteins below are encoded in one region of Sebastes fasciatus isolate fSebFas1 chromosome 16, fSebFas1.pri, whole genome shotgun sequence:
- the LOC141753399 gene encoding P2Y purinoceptor 12-like encodes MMFEPLSNTSFFWVQLSSRNMSELPFSNRSSVLNLTNGSSTSHCDHVDKSAHVCFLLVYTLMFLVGLLLNGFTLKVYFCGAQQPASSSVTVYMKNLAAADFLISLCLPLRIANYASSSVAVRRLYCNFGASAFYLNMYASILFMGFIAANR; translated from the exons ATGATGTTTGAACCATTATCTAACACATCATTCTTCTGGGTTCAGCTCTCTTCCAGAAACATGAGTGAACTCCCGTTCTCCAACCGGTCCTCAGTGCTCAACCTGACGAACGGCAGCAGTACGAGTCACTGCGATCACGTCGACAAGTCGGCCCACGTTTGCTTCCTGCTGGTCTACACTCTGATGTTTCTG GTGGGTTTGCTCCTGAACGGCTTCACCCTGAAGGTTTACTTCTGTGGAGCTCAGCAGCCGGCGTCCAGCAGCGTGACCGTCTACATGAAGAACCTGGCGGCCGCCGACTTCCTGATCAGCCTCTGTCTACCGCTCCGAATCGCCAACTACGCCAGCAGCTCCGTCGCCGTCCGCCGCCTCTACTGCAACTTTGGCGCCTCCGCCTTCTATCTGAACATGTACGCAAGCATCCTGTTCATGGGTTTCATCGCCGCTAACAGGTAG